Proteins encoded within one genomic window of Couchioplanes caeruleus:
- a CDS encoding DUF485 domain-containing protein has product MTTDATPAERYLEVQRSAEFSALRRKLRTFIFPMTIAFFLWYALYVLLSAYARGFMSVKLVGNINVALLFGLLQFVSTFLIAWYYSRYAARELDPIADRIGNELAGTTISPAREPDDTTTDTEATK; this is encoded by the coding sequence TTGACGACCGATGCGACCCCGGCCGAGAGATACCTGGAGGTCCAGCGCTCCGCCGAGTTCTCCGCGCTGCGCCGGAAACTGCGCACCTTCATCTTCCCGATGACGATCGCGTTCTTTCTCTGGTACGCGCTGTACGTGCTGTTGTCCGCGTACGCCCGCGGTTTCATGTCCGTCAAGCTCGTCGGCAACATCAACGTCGCGCTGCTGTTCGGCCTGCTGCAGTTCGTCTCGACGTTCCTGATCGCCTGGTACTACTCGCGCTACGCCGCTCGGGAACTCGACCCGATCGCCGACCGGATCGGCAACGAGCTCGCCGGCACGACCATTTCCCCCGCCCGTGAGCCGGATGACACCACCACGGACACGGAGGCGACGAAGTGA
- the trpS gene encoding tryptophan--tRNA ligase, with amino-acid sequence MITMTAPLEDRIAAAPGEFRVLTGDRPTGPLHLGHYFGTLRNRIELQRSGVDMFVIVADYQVLTDRDVADRLVETVDALVLDYLAAGLDPERATVFAHSAVPALNQLLLPFLSLVTVPELQRNPTVKDEILHARQRSVSGLMFTYPVNQAADILFCKGNLVPVGQDQLPHVEVTRTVARRFNERYGQVFPVPEGLLSTAPVLAGTDGWKMSKSRDNAIALSATPDETARLVRAATTDADRHITYDPERRPGVSGLVHLAALCLGRDPHDVAAEIGGAGAAALKRMVTEAVNEFLAPLRERRAAYAKDPGLVRSVLRTGNARANAIADQTLGEVREAMSTVY; translated from the coding sequence ATGATCACCATGACCGCCCCGCTCGAGGACCGGATCGCCGCGGCCCCGGGCGAATTCCGTGTGCTCACCGGCGACCGGCCCACCGGCCCACTGCACCTCGGCCACTACTTCGGCACCCTGCGCAACCGGATCGAGCTGCAGCGAAGCGGTGTCGACATGTTCGTGATCGTCGCGGACTACCAGGTGCTGACCGACCGGGACGTGGCGGACCGGCTCGTGGAGACCGTCGACGCTCTGGTGCTGGACTATCTGGCCGCCGGGCTGGACCCGGAGCGGGCCACGGTCTTCGCGCACAGCGCCGTGCCCGCCCTCAACCAGTTGCTGCTGCCTTTCCTGAGCCTGGTCACCGTGCCCGAGCTGCAGCGGAACCCCACCGTCAAGGACGAGATCCTGCACGCGCGGCAGCGCTCGGTCAGCGGGTTGATGTTCACCTACCCGGTGAATCAGGCCGCGGACATCCTCTTCTGCAAGGGGAATCTCGTGCCGGTCGGGCAGGACCAGTTGCCGCACGTCGAGGTCACGCGGACGGTCGCCCGGCGCTTCAACGAGCGCTATGGACAGGTCTTCCCGGTGCCGGAGGGGTTGCTCAGCACGGCCCCGGTGCTGGCCGGCACCGACGGCTGGAAGATGAGTAAGAGTCGTGACAACGCGATCGCGCTGTCCGCCACCCCGGACGAGACCGCGCGGCTGGTCAGGGCGGCGACCACCGACGCCGACCGGCACATCACGTACGACCCGGAGCGCCGGCCGGGCGTCTCCGGGCTCGTGCACCTCGCCGCCCTCTGCCTGGGCCGGGATCCGCACGACGTCGCCGCCGAGATCGGAGGTGCAGGGGCTGCCGCGCTCAAGCGCATGGTCACCGAGGCGGTGAACGAGTTCCTGGCTCCGCTGCGGGAGCGGCGGGCGGCGTACGCGAAGGATCCGGGTTTAGTCCGCTCCGTGCTCCGCACGGGCAACGCCCGCGCGAACGCGATCGCGGATCAGACCCTGGGGGAGGTGCGGGAGGCGATGAGCACGGTCTACTGA
- a CDS encoding ABC transporter permease, whose protein sequence is MRVRHFVRLKLRLTANGLRAQSWRMVLFVLGVVFAVFGAVAGYAAFSLPGMIEEQRAAEIVMPLGGALIVLGWMFLPLLFFGVDESLDPARFALLPLRRTALIKGLLVASLVGLPALATFAGTLGMVHTAARLGGPAAALTELVGVATGLLLCAAISRAVTSAFSTALRSRRARDLATVLLAATAALIGPLQFAAIAAAECADWGLVGTVADVVGWTPLGAPYSLGIDVAAGRAWAVPVKFVVVAASIGLLLWWWSATAERAMLGAAGSGRQRVASRRGPVAELVPRWLPATRFGALTAREMRYWWRETRRRTSLIIFAEVGVFLPVFVTVAGDSTTAPTGTLAFVSALAAVTLANQFGFEGSAYAANVVAGVPGRVELASRAAGFSVYAGPSLLTITVLVGVLTGRPAEIPALLGTVAAAYGVGLAIVLPMSVRAAFPLPDTTNPFAMSSGGGMAKGLLSLAALVGAALATAPLHLGPGLIGDAWLWLGLPVGVAYGAAAYMIGLRLAGPLLDRRAPELLATVSAAQ, encoded by the coding sequence GTGAGGGTTCGCCACTTCGTCCGGCTGAAGCTGCGACTGACCGCCAACGGCCTGCGCGCGCAGAGCTGGCGCATGGTTCTGTTCGTGCTCGGCGTGGTGTTCGCCGTCTTCGGGGCAGTCGCCGGATACGCCGCCTTCAGCCTGCCGGGGATGATCGAGGAGCAACGCGCGGCCGAGATCGTCATGCCGCTCGGCGGTGCGCTGATCGTCCTGGGCTGGATGTTCCTGCCGCTGCTGTTCTTCGGCGTGGACGAGTCGCTCGACCCGGCCCGGTTCGCGCTCCTGCCGCTGCGCCGCACCGCGTTGATCAAGGGTCTGCTGGTGGCGTCGCTGGTCGGCCTGCCTGCCCTGGCCACGTTCGCCGGCACCCTCGGCATGGTGCACACGGCGGCCCGGCTCGGCGGCCCGGCCGCGGCGCTGACCGAACTGGTCGGGGTGGCGACCGGACTGCTCCTCTGCGCGGCGATCAGCCGGGCGGTGACCAGCGCCTTCTCCACCGCGTTGCGCAGCCGCCGGGCCAGGGACCTGGCGACGGTGCTACTCGCCGCCACCGCGGCGCTGATCGGACCGCTCCAGTTCGCCGCGATCGCCGCGGCAGAATGCGCCGACTGGGGCCTGGTCGGCACGGTCGCCGACGTGGTCGGATGGACGCCGCTGGGCGCGCCGTACAGCCTGGGCATCGACGTGGCGGCGGGCCGCGCCTGGGCCGTACCCGTCAAGTTCGTCGTGGTGGCGGCATCGATCGGCCTGCTGCTGTGGTGGTGGTCCGCGACGGCGGAGCGGGCCATGCTGGGCGCGGCGGGCAGCGGACGGCAACGGGTGGCGTCGCGGCGCGGCCCGGTGGCCGAACTCGTCCCGCGCTGGCTGCCCGCCACCCGCTTCGGCGCGCTGACCGCGCGCGAGATGCGCTACTGGTGGCGCGAGACCCGGCGGCGCACGAGCCTGATCATCTTCGCCGAGGTCGGCGTCTTCCTGCCCGTGTTCGTGACGGTGGCCGGCGATTCCACCACCGCGCCGACCGGCACGCTGGCCTTCGTCAGCGCGCTCGCGGCGGTCACCCTGGCCAACCAGTTCGGCTTCGAGGGCAGCGCCTACGCGGCCAACGTCGTGGCCGGCGTCCCGGGGCGCGTCGAGCTGGCGTCGCGGGCCGCCGGGTTCTCCGTGTACGCCGGGCCGTCCCTGCTGACGATCACCGTGCTGGTGGGCGTGCTGACGGGCCGGCCGGCGGAGATCCCCGCCCTGCTCGGCACCGTCGCGGCCGCCTACGGGGTCGGGCTCGCGATCGTCCTGCCCATGTCGGTACGCGCGGCGTTCCCACTGCCCGACACCACCAACCCGTTCGCCATGTCCTCCGGCGGCGGCATGGCGAAGGGACTGCTGAGCCTCGCAGCGCTGGTCGGCGCGGCGCTCGCCACCGCGCCGCTGCATCTGGGCCCGGGGCTGATCGGCGACGCCTGGCTCTGGCTAGGGCTCCCGGTGGGAGTGGCGTACGGCGCGGCGGCGTACATGATCGGGCTCCGCCTGGCCGGCCCCCTGCTGGACAGGCGGGCGCCCGAACTGCTGGCCACGGTGAGCGCCGCTCAGTAG